One segment of Triticum aestivum cultivar Chinese Spring chromosome 2A, IWGSC CS RefSeq v2.1, whole genome shotgun sequence DNA contains the following:
- the LOC123190412 gene encoding probable L-type lectin-domain containing receptor kinase S.5 codes for MTIPNTNSMLSFSCMVSAAVVILGRTCSCLHFTFPSFNPGNRDDFSFSPGSAISNNSLQITPNAGNMSHRSGRVVYARETLKLWNSKRTALTSFRTEFVLNILPQNGTAGEGMAFMLTNNPSLPSDSSGQWLGICNSQRDGAKTNRVVAVEFDTRQSYADEFDGNHFGFDFNSIKSFRQYPLSNQSIILASGSDVWVSMAYNGTTRLFGVDLVQHSTIGGQLKSSGSLIVNLSHYLADDIYLVFAGSTGDFTQLNQIKSWNFTTIENDATVGIRVGIKVFLAIAALVIFSTCLVGVFFMWRRLTRQRRLANRNLEKMIDAHGPVKFKLRELRRATANFSPTRKLGRGGSGTVYLGHINRMNLEVAVKRVSMGNADSNRGEQEFVAEVNTISKLSHRNLVKLIGWCHEGSELLLV; via the coding sequence ATGACAATACCTAACACCAACAGCATGTTGAGTTTTTCCTGTATGGTGTCTGCAGCTGTTGTCATCCTAGGCAGAACCTGCAGTTGCTTGCACTTCACTTTCCCCAGTTTCAACCCAGGCAACAGGGATGATTTCAGCTTCAGCCCAGGCTCAGCAATCTCAAACAATTCCCTGCAAATCACGCCGAACGCCGGGAACATGAGCCACCGGTCGGGAAGAGTGGTCTACGCAAGGGAAACCCTCAAGCTGTGGAATAGCAAGCGTACAGCGCTCACGTCGTTCAGGACAGAGTTCGTGCTCAACATCCTCCCGCAGAACGGGACTGCCGGAGAAGGTATGGCCTTCATGCTCACAAACAATCCATCCTTGCCCAGCGACAGCAGCGGCCAGTGGCTGGGCATATGCAACAGCCAGAGAGATGGCGCCAAGACAAACCGAGTAGTTGCCGTTGAATTCGACACCAGGCAGAGCTATGCGGATGAATTTGACGGCAACCATTTTGGCTTCGACTTCAACAGCATCAAATCTTTTCGGCAATACCCGCTCAGTAATCAGTCCATCATCCTCGCAAGTGGATCTGATGTATGGGTCAGTATGGCATACAATGGTACAACACGATTGTTTGGAGTAGATCTAGTCCAGCACAGCACAATAGGAGGGCAGCTTAAATCCAGCGGAAGTTTGATTGTTAATCTATCACACTATCTGGCAGACGACATATATCTGGTGTTTGCAGGTTCCACGGGCGATTTCACCCAACTGAATCAGATAAAGTCCTGGAACTTCACCACAAtagaaaatgatgccacagtcggaatAAGAGTTGGAATAAAGGTGTTCTTGGCTATTGCTGCTTTGGTTATATTTTCTACCTGTTTGGTTGGTGTGTTCTTCATGTGGAGAAGGTTGACACGTCAGAGAAGGCTCGCCAACCGCAACCTGGAGAAGATGATCGACGCACATGGTCCGGTCAAATTTAAGCTCAGGGAGCTGAGGCGTGCGACTGCCAACTTCAGTCCTACACGTAAGCTCGGCAGAGGCGGCTCTGGCACCGTTTACCTCGGCCACATCAATAGGATGAACTTGGAGGTGGCCGTGAAGCGGGTGTCAATGGGCAACGCCGATTCCAACCGAGGAGAGCAGGAGTTCGTCGCGGAGGTGAACACGATCAGCAAGCTGTCCCACCGCAACCTCGTCAAGTTGATCGGCTGGTGCCACGAGGGATCCGAGCTGCTCCTGGTGTAA
- the LOC123190413 gene encoding probable L-type lectin-domain containing receptor kinase S.5, with the protein MLDEDYNARVGDFGLARVIQYDGITHHSTQAVAGTRGYMAYECFFTGRASLDTDVYAFGVFIMEVVSGRSPSSAVKYEYMHDSDHRGMEDYSSDGHPLTMHIVDWTWSLYGEGKALHAADRLLDGEFEQTQVDCAVRLALACCHPNPRERPSIRTVVQVLIDGAPVPEPPVNKPAFVWPPGGNQREIELPDVGLLFTGGARQQNSFCSMTSTSLTAR; encoded by the coding sequence ATGCTCGACGAGGACTACAACGCGCGGGTGGGCGACTTCGGGCTTGCCCGCGTCATCCAGTACGACGGGATCACACACCACTCCACGCAGGCGGTGGCCGGCACTCGCGGCTACATGGCCTACGAGTGCTTCTTCACCGGCCGTGCCAGCCTCGACACGGATGTGTACGCGTTCGGTGTCTTCATCATGGAGGTGGTCAGCGGGAGGAGCCCCAGCAGTGCCGTGAAGTACGAGTACATGCACGACAGCGACCACCGTGGCATGGAGGATTACTCGAGCGACGGGCACCCCTTGACGATGCACATTGTGGACTGGACTTGGAGTCTATACGGCGAGGGGAAGGCCTTGCATGCTGCCGACCGGTTGCTCGACGGCGAGTTCGAGCAGACGCAGGTGGACTGTGCGGTGAGGCTAGCGTTGGCGTGCTGCCACCCGAACCCGAGGgagaggccgtccataagaacggTGGTGCAGGTGTTGATCGATGGTGCCCCGGTGCCGGAGCCGCCGGTTAATAAGCCTGCTTTTGTTTGGCCTCCGGGAGGCAATCAGCGGGAAATTGAGCTGCCGGACGTCGGGTTGCTGTTCACCGGAGGGGCTAGGCAGCAGAACAGTTTCTGCTCCATGACCTCCACTTCCCTCACGGCGAGGTGA